The window GTGGCCGGTGTCCTCCTGGAGACGGCTGATGTCGAGGACCAGGTGCGGTGCATCGCCTCCGGTGGGAAGGTCGAGCTGGGCGTCGGGAACCACCTTCCTGATCGCTTCGACGAGCTGGACGTTGGTCGTGGCTCGGCCGGAGCCGACGTTGTACGTGCGGTGGTTCAGCTTGCCCGCGAGCTGGAGGAGAGCGATCGCCCGCCCGGTGTCCTTCACATAGTTGAGGTCGAGCCCGTCCTCGGCGAAGGCCGGCCCCACGAGGTGGGAGAGGTCCGGGGCGGTGCCGCGGGCGGCAGCGTGGACGAGGGCGGGCGCGGCGAAGAACGGATCGGGATGGCCGAGCGGGCCCCAGGTACCGGAGACGCGATAGTTGACGATGTCGATACCCGTGGTGTCCGCGAGGAATCCGCCCAGCAGTTCGCCGACCTTCTTGAAGGTCGGTATCGAGACGAGTGCGCTCATCGGCAGCGGAGCGTCCTCGCGCAGCGGCCCTTCGTTCCTGGCGCCGAAGTAGACCCCGATCGTGCTGGCGACGCCCAGACGCCGCACCCCCCACTCCTGCGCCGCCTGCGCGATGTTCAGCAGCCCGTCAAGCGCCTGCCGTGTCGCCTCGACCGGCGCGTCGGGGACAGGAGGCCAGGGATAAGACCCCGCCAGGTGCACGATGCCCGTGATGTCGTGGCGGTGGCCGATCGCGAGCAGGGCTTCGCGATCGGCGACGTCCGCCTGCTCCACCTCCACCCGCGCTCCAGCGAGTACGGG is drawn from Streptomyces sp. NBC_01717 and contains these coding sequences:
- a CDS encoding NAD-dependent epimerase/dehydratase family protein, whose amino-acid sequence is MILVTGGFGFIGSHTVRALLDLGEDCVVVQRRARQLPPVLAGARVEVEQADVADREALLAIGHRHDITGIVHLAGSYPWPPVPDAPVEATRQALDGLLNIAQAAQEWGVRRLGVASTIGVYFGARNEGPLREDAPLPMSALVSIPTFKKVGELLGGFLADTTGIDIVNYRVSGTWGPLGHPDPFFAAPALVHAAARGTAPDLSHLVGPAFAEDGLDLNYVKDTGRAIALLQLAGKLNHRTYNVGSGRATTNVQLVEAIRKVVPDAQLDLPTGGDAPHLVLDISRLQEDTGHQAEYDTERAVGDYIAWLRAGNRN